A stretch of Alphaproteobacteria bacterium DNA encodes these proteins:
- a CDS encoding O-acetylhomoserine aminocarboxypropyltransferase/cysteine synthase: MSKNIETIALHSGQQPDPTTGSRAVPIYQTTSYNFKNSEHAANLFALKEFGNIYTRIMNPTTDVLERRLAELEGGSAALCTASGMSAIFLAIHTICGVGDHIVSSASLYGGTDTLFRHTLPKTGIKVDFIEDMDGEKIRAKITAKTKLIYLETVGNPKNDVLDIEAITKTAKELGIPVMIDNTFAPAIFKPIEHGVNIVVHSLTKWIGGHGTSVGGALIDGGNFDWGAGKFAEFTEADDSYHGLKYWDVFGDFPDLGNVAFAIKARVQGLRNIGMSLSPTNAFNIIQGFETLPLRMKEHLKNARILAKHLKDHKQINWVNYNGFKDHPYYENANKYLNGNFPSVFTFGIEGGYERAEAFINKVKLCSHLANVGDAKTLIIHPASTTHQQLNAEQQLKAGVKPELVRVSVGLENIADIIADFEQALAK; encoded by the coding sequence ATGTCAAAAAATATTGAAACCATCGCTTTACATAGTGGTCAACAACCAGATCCTACTACTGGTTCTAGAGCTGTACCAATTTATCAAACTACAAGTTATAATTTTAAAAATTCAGAACATGCAGCAAACTTATTTGCACTAAAAGAATTTGGCAATATTTATACTAGAATAATGAACCCAACCACCGACGTTCTAGAGCGTCGTTTAGCAGAACTAGAAGGAGGCTCTGCCGCTTTATGCACGGCAAGTGGAATGTCTGCCATATTTTTAGCGATACATACAATTTGTGGTGTTGGTGATCATATTGTTTCTTCAGCTTCTTTATACGGGGGAACTGACACTCTATTTCGTCATACCCTACCCAAAACTGGTATAAAAGTTGATTTTATTGAGGATATGGATGGTGAAAAAATTCGCGCAAAAATCACCGCAAAAACTAAATTAATTTACTTAGAAACAGTTGGTAACCCTAAAAATGATGTTTTAGATATTGAAGCTATAACCAAAACTGCCAAAGAATTGGGTATTCCTGTAATGATTGACAACACTTTTGCACCAGCAATTTTTAAACCAATTGAACATGGCGTTAATATTGTCGTGCACTCCTTAACAAAGTGGATTGGCGGACATGGAACTTCTGTTGGTGGTGCTTTAATTGATGGAGGTAATTTTGATTGGGGAGCTGGTAAATTTGCAGAATTTACAGAAGCAGATGATAGTTACCATGGTTTAAAATACTGGGATGTTTTTGGTGATTTTCCAGATCTTGGCAATGTTGCTTTTGCAATCAAAGCACGAGTACAAGGCTTAAGAAATATTGGGATGTCTTTAAGCCCAACTAATGCTTTTAATATTATTCAAGGCTTTGAAACATTACCACTTAGAATGAAAGAGCATCTTAAAAATGCTCGTATTTTGGCGAAACATTTAAAAGATCACAAACAAATTAACTGGGTTAATTATAACGGCTTTAAAGATCACCCTTATTATGAAAATGCGAATAAATATTTAAATGGAAATTTTCCTTCTGTATTTACTTTTGGTATTGAAGGTGGTTACGAGAGAGCAGAAGCTTTTATAAATAAAGTTAAATTATGCAGTCATTTAGCAAATGTTGGTGACGCTAAAACTTTAATTATTCATCCAGCTTCAACCACACATCAACAGCTTAATGCTGAACAACAGTTAAAAGCTGGGGTTAAACCAGAGTTAGTTAGAGTATCAGTTGGTCTTGAAAATATTGCTGATATTATAGCTGATTTCGAACAGGCATTAGCAAAATAA